One Psychrobacillus glaciei genomic region harbors:
- a CDS encoding ABC transporter substrate-binding protein — protein MKKVKKLSVLFVLLLATLLAACSDSGNKSSDGSSSKTSSDGKTLFIGLVNPPISFNPINSGDFASQWLEKFMFETFLEMTAPLEFTPKLAESFETEDNQTYTIKLQPKATWSDGEPVTAEDIAFTFNLIANPKTETSVGTIISNLEGLDENGKLTNGEKEIPSITVVDEKTFTFKTKQPVDPNLIKEFIGSQIMILPKHILKDVAPEDLTAHPFMQNPNVTNGAFKFVKYEADQYVEFAKNDNYYVSKPKLDKIFVKIMPATNLVAQLQTGEIHMNAGVGLGSIAVSDYDTVEKIKGIHTTANPANGYQTLLFNTKKITDPNVRVAIGHAINRDQMIESLLQGKGDYVDGPYPSINPYYDSSIKNISYDPEKAKEMLKAANWDFNTPLEIAVPAGNKMREQAGAIILENLKAIGLNVQLVTSDFPTHIAKAREGNYDLMILGYTTNIDPDITNYYGNDSPFNFTGYQSEEKEKLLLAGNNEPNPEKRKAIYSELQALFVKDLPVFTLYSEYDFAAISDKVISAGPTFFGYHNNLQDWDLSDK, from the coding sequence ATGAAAAAGGTAAAAAAGTTAAGTGTATTATTTGTACTTCTACTTGCAACACTACTAGCTGCATGTAGCGATTCAGGAAATAAGTCGTCTGATGGATCATCAAGCAAAACGTCATCAGATGGTAAAACATTATTTATCGGTTTAGTAAATCCGCCAATTAGCTTTAACCCAATTAATTCTGGAGATTTTGCATCACAATGGTTAGAAAAGTTTATGTTTGAAACATTTTTGGAAATGACTGCTCCATTAGAATTCACTCCTAAGTTAGCAGAATCTTTCGAGACGGAAGATAATCAAACATACACAATCAAGTTACAACCTAAAGCAACTTGGTCAGATGGTGAACCGGTTACAGCAGAAGACATTGCGTTCACATTCAACTTAATTGCAAATCCCAAAACAGAAACATCAGTTGGTACAATTATATCTAATTTAGAAGGTCTTGATGAAAATGGTAAGCTTACAAACGGAGAAAAAGAAATTCCTTCAATTACTGTAGTAGATGAGAAAACGTTTACATTCAAAACAAAGCAACCAGTAGATCCAAATCTTATTAAAGAATTTATCGGTTCTCAAATTATGATCCTACCGAAGCATATACTGAAAGATGTTGCGCCAGAAGACTTAACAGCTCATCCATTTATGCAAAATCCGAATGTAACAAATGGTGCATTCAAATTTGTGAAATATGAAGCAGATCAATATGTTGAATTTGCTAAAAATGATAACTACTATGTAAGTAAACCAAAACTTGATAAAATTTTTGTTAAAATAATGCCTGCAACAAACTTAGTAGCACAGTTGCAAACAGGTGAAATTCATATGAATGCAGGCGTTGGTCTGGGTAGTATAGCAGTTTCAGACTATGATACTGTAGAAAAGATTAAAGGTATTCACACAACAGCAAATCCTGCGAATGGTTACCAAACGTTATTATTTAATACAAAGAAAATAACAGATCCAAATGTTCGAGTAGCAATCGGTCATGCTATAAATCGTGATCAAATGATTGAGAGTTTATTGCAAGGTAAAGGTGATTATGTAGATGGTCCATATCCTTCTATTAACCCATACTATGATAGTAGTATCAAAAACATTTCCTATGACCCTGAAAAAGCAAAAGAAATGTTAAAAGCAGCAAATTGGGATTTCAATACACCATTAGAAATTGCCGTGCCAGCTGGAAATAAAATGCGAGAACAGGCTGGGGCAATCATTTTGGAAAACTTAAAAGCAATTGGATTAAATGTTCAGCTTGTTACTTCGGACTTCCCAACTCATATTGCTAAAGCACGTGAAGGGAACTATGATTTGATGATTTTAGGTTACACAACAAATATCGATCCAGATATTACAAACTATTATGGTAATGATTCACCTTTTAACTTTACTGGTTATCAAAGTGAAGAGAAAGAAAAGTTATTACTTGCAGGTAATAACGAGCCGAATCCTGAAAAACGTAAGGCAATCTACTCTGAATTACAAGCATTATTTGTAAAGGATTTACCAGTCTTCACACTTTACTCTGAATACGACTTCGCAGCTATTTCAGATAAAGTAATTAGTGCAGGACCGACATTCTTCGGTTATCATAATAATCTTCAAGATTGGGATTTATCTGATAAGTAG
- a CDS encoding histidine phosphatase family protein — MIETELGVNQLGLLIIRHGQSEADLLGVHEGRADFPLTELGEQQAKRLSDYVSTNFSPDIILASPLKRAKRTAVILKEAIGCELIVESDLMEFNNGVLAGLSREEAAVKYPLPPNGRPAHIPIENGESDLEFRFRAERIFHKVIFDYRDYQRVAIVSHGGLISHLLKAFLRQPNASDFAFATGDTGIHLLEIKENVSVIRFLNRQEHLN; from the coding sequence ATGATTGAGACTGAATTAGGAGTGAATCAATTGGGATTACTTATAATTAGACATGGACAATCGGAAGCGGATTTACTAGGGGTACACGAAGGTAGAGCGGATTTTCCTTTAACAGAGCTTGGAGAGCAGCAAGCAAAAAGGCTGTCTGATTATGTATCTACAAATTTTTCGCCTGACATTATTTTAGCAAGTCCGTTGAAAAGAGCGAAAAGAACGGCTGTCATTTTAAAAGAAGCAATCGGATGTGAATTAATTGTAGAAAGTGACTTAATGGAATTTAATAATGGTGTTCTTGCGGGGCTTTCCAGAGAAGAGGCGGCTGTTAAATATCCATTACCCCCAAATGGGAGACCAGCTCATATACCAATTGAAAATGGCGAGTCAGACTTGGAATTTCGTTTTCGAGCAGAAAGGATTTTTCATAAAGTTATTTTTGACTACAGAGATTATCAAAGAGTGGCGATTGTCTCTCATGGCGGTTTAATCTCACATTTGCTTAAAGCATTTCTTCGTCAACCGAATGCCAGTGATTTTGCATTTGCTACAGGTGATACTGGTATTCATTTATTGGAGATAAAAGAGAATGTGAGCGTTATAAGGTTTCTGAATAGACAGGAACACTTAAACTAA
- a CDS encoding ABC transporter permease, with product MFQYILRRLLIAIPILFGVTVFNFFIINLAPGNPVEMFVNPNISAEDIELKKEALGLNDPIYEQYFHWLGNVLHGDFGFSYATHEPVSQMILERIGPTLLLMGAALILAYIISIPIGILSASKQYSLTDYTTTTLSFLGISIPAFFLGLGAIYIFSVKLQILPTGGMTKLGSSGGFGDVMMHLILPAVVLAAGIAGNMVRYVRSSMLEVLGQDYLRTARAKGLKNFVVTNKHALKNAIIPIITIIGMDVTILIGGAVVTEQIFQWPGLGQLTIKAIMSRDYSLLMAINLIAAVVVLSANLLTDIMYAIVDPRIKYN from the coding sequence ATGTTCCAATATATTTTAAGAAGATTATTGATCGCAATTCCGATTTTGTTTGGTGTAACCGTCTTTAACTTTTTTATCATCAACTTGGCGCCAGGGAACCCAGTTGAAATGTTTGTTAATCCGAATATATCCGCGGAGGATATTGAGTTGAAAAAAGAAGCACTTGGGCTTAATGATCCTATCTACGAGCAATATTTTCATTGGTTAGGAAATGTATTGCATGGTGATTTTGGTTTCTCTTATGCTACGCATGAACCTGTTAGTCAAATGATTTTAGAGAGAATAGGCCCAACTTTGCTATTGATGGGTGCTGCGCTAATTTTGGCGTATATTATTTCTATTCCAATAGGTATTTTAAGCGCTTCCAAGCAATACTCGTTAACAGATTATACGACAACTACATTATCTTTTTTAGGGATTTCAATCCCAGCGTTCTTTTTAGGATTAGGTGCTATTTATATTTTCTCCGTTAAGCTTCAAATTTTACCGACTGGTGGGATGACAAAGCTTGGATCAAGCGGTGGTTTTGGGGACGTTATGATGCATTTGATATTACCAGCAGTTGTGCTTGCGGCAGGTATAGCAGGTAACATGGTTCGATACGTTCGCTCGAGTATGTTAGAAGTTCTCGGACAAGATTACTTACGTACTGCTCGCGCTAAAGGTTTGAAGAATTTCGTTGTTACAAACAAACACGCTTTAAAGAATGCCATAATCCCGATTATTACAATTATCGGGATGGATGTAACGATACTAATTGGTGGAGCTGTAGTTACAGAACAAATCTTTCAATGGCCGGGACTGGGTCAATTAACCATCAAAGCGATTATGTCGCGTGATTATTCATTACTAATGGCGATTAACCTAATAGCAGCCGTTGTAGTTTTATCAGCAAACTTATTAACAGATATTATGTATGCGATTGTCGATCCGCGTATTAAATACAACTAA
- a CDS encoding YqhG family protein, with the protein MYPQQVHGYLQTFFQENNCEILNDNEHYITVQLTINMDKKIMNRPYYWQYLESVNGVPNPAQLTLITNQNKLDEDIKGEIVHFGSPRLNQLFRVTKELGAFVQMFEKVDKMEARVILTPWLGVNYKISYYSDQTKEILYSLGINLMTGVIQEEFQESISDLVMDECMSGAVFHLPYIIKPIRALERLDAVIENIIQQDDHTWAEEATERWRKDLHILEHFYEEVVDKPECYEMEKKAMEEQYKVRIKVEVINGGLFYKK; encoded by the coding sequence ATGTACCCGCAGCAAGTGCACGGTTATTTACAAACATTCTTTCAAGAAAACAATTGCGAGATTTTGAATGATAACGAACACTATATTACCGTTCAATTAACGATCAATATGGATAAAAAAATTATGAATCGCCCTTACTATTGGCAGTATTTAGAAAGCGTAAATGGCGTCCCAAATCCAGCCCAATTAACTCTAATTACCAATCAAAATAAGTTGGATGAAGATATTAAAGGAGAAATCGTGCACTTTGGTTCACCACGACTCAATCAATTGTTTCGAGTAACTAAAGAGCTAGGTGCTTTTGTCCAAATGTTTGAAAAGGTAGATAAGATGGAAGCTAGGGTTATTTTAACACCATGGCTAGGGGTAAATTATAAAATATCATATTACAGCGACCAAACAAAAGAAATACTCTACTCTTTAGGGATTAATCTAATGACAGGAGTCATTCAAGAAGAATTTCAGGAATCTATAAGTGACTTGGTCATGGATGAATGTATGTCTGGAGCCGTCTTTCATTTGCCTTATATTATTAAACCAATTCGTGCTTTGGAACGATTAGATGCCGTAATTGAAAATATCATCCAACAAGATGATCATACATGGGCAGAAGAAGCAACTGAGAGATGGCGTAAGGATCTTCATATATTGGAGCATTTCTATGAAGAGGTGGTAGACAAGCCTGAATGTTACGAGATGGAAAAAAAAGCAATGGAGGAACAGTACAAAGTAAGGATAAAGGTTGAAGTAATAAATGGTGGACTATTTTATAAGAAATAG
- a CDS encoding ABC transporter ATP-binding protein encodes MNELLKQKDQTNKKQPLVEIRNLTKYYPIKKGIFSRTVGNVKAVDGLNFDIYPGETLALVGESGCGKSTTGKAIVKIDPPTDGHIIFDGKDMANITGAELRSLRTKLQIIFQDPYSSLNPRKRVGELLAEPLLAHGLASAADAKEKVNRMLEVVGLTPQHGRRYPHEFSGGQRQRIGIARALILNPKLIVCDEPVSALDVSVQAQVLNLLKDLQKEFDLTYLFIAHGLGAVRYISDRIAVMYLGKIVEIGETEELFSSPRHPYTQILLNAYPVPNPHLRNRDRIVIEGDVPSPINPPSGCSFHTRCPYAQDICKEKTPELQSGQHGVACHFPLN; translated from the coding sequence ATGAATGAATTGCTGAAACAAAAGGATCAAACGAACAAAAAGCAGCCTCTTGTCGAAATTCGTAATTTGACAAAATATTATCCTATTAAGAAAGGGATATTTTCACGCACAGTCGGCAATGTCAAAGCTGTTGATGGATTGAACTTCGATATTTATCCTGGAGAAACACTAGCGCTCGTAGGGGAATCTGGATGTGGTAAATCCACTACTGGTAAAGCTATTGTAAAGATTGATCCTCCAACAGACGGTCATATTATATTTGATGGGAAGGACATGGCGAATATAACAGGTGCTGAACTTCGCTCATTGCGTACAAAGCTACAAATTATATTTCAAGACCCTTATTCATCACTCAATCCTAGGAAGCGTGTAGGTGAATTACTGGCTGAGCCTCTTCTAGCACATGGATTAGCTTCAGCTGCTGATGCGAAAGAAAAAGTGAATCGTATGTTAGAAGTTGTTGGTTTAACGCCACAACATGGTCGTCGTTATCCCCATGAGTTTTCCGGTGGTCAGCGCCAACGCATTGGTATCGCACGTGCACTTATCTTAAATCCTAAGCTAATTGTTTGTGACGAGCCAGTATCTGCTCTTGATGTGTCGGTACAAGCACAAGTATTAAATCTATTGAAAGATTTACAGAAAGAATTTGACTTAACCTATTTGTTTATCGCACATGGTCTTGGTGCCGTTCGCTATATCAGTGATCGTATTGCTGTAATGTATTTGGGAAAAATTGTAGAAATCGGAGAAACGGAAGAACTTTTTAGTAGTCCTCGCCATCCGTACACACAAATTTTATTGAATGCTTATCCAGTACCTAATCCACATTTGCGTAATCGAGATCGCATCGTTATCGAAGGGGATGTACCGAGCCCTATAAACCCACCTAGTGGTTGTAGCTTTCATACACGTTGTCCTTATGCACAAGATATATGTAAAGAGAAAACTCCGGAATTGCAATCAGGCCAGCATGGCGTTGCTTGTCATTTTCCACTGAATTAA
- the opp4C gene encoding oligopeptide ABC transporter permease yields MSMLKETTANIESPNLVFQDLGKEETYFYLFRKKFFKHKLAIFGLIVFTLIVLMAIFAPIIAPYNPTAINSAFSAKPSTDYWLGTDQIGRDIFSRLVYASRISLAVGIGAVAIYVVIGTVLGAIAGYFGGWVDGAIMRMTDIFMSFPYLMVILVLVSILGPNILNIIAVIGLLGWPSVARIVRGSVLSIKEMDYVKAGVALGYTSPRIIFKHILPNCVAPIIVNATFGIASAILLESSLSFLGMGVQPPTPSWGNMLTEAQSLTVLSSQPWLWIPAGAMILLAVLSINFMGDGLRDALDPKSIK; encoded by the coding sequence ATGTCCATGTTGAAAGAGACGACGGCTAATATCGAGTCACCGAATTTAGTTTTTCAAGACCTAGGAAAAGAAGAAACGTATTTTTATTTGTTTAGAAAGAAATTTTTTAAACATAAGTTAGCTATATTTGGTTTAATAGTTTTCACGCTTATCGTGCTAATGGCAATATTTGCACCAATAATTGCTCCATACAATCCAACTGCGATAAATAGTGCGTTTAGTGCAAAGCCTTCTACTGATTATTGGCTAGGTACAGATCAAATTGGCCGTGACATTTTTAGTAGACTTGTTTACGCTTCACGTATTTCACTTGCAGTGGGAATAGGAGCAGTTGCCATATATGTGGTGATAGGGACCGTGCTTGGCGCTATTGCAGGATATTTTGGTGGTTGGGTTGATGGCGCTATTATGCGTATGACAGACATTTTTATGTCATTTCCATATTTAATGGTCATTTTAGTTTTAGTAAGTATTTTGGGGCCTAATATCCTCAATATTATTGCTGTTATTGGATTACTTGGCTGGCCATCTGTCGCAAGAATTGTGCGTGGAAGTGTCTTATCCATTAAAGAAATGGATTACGTGAAAGCTGGTGTTGCACTCGGCTATACTTCGCCGCGCATTATCTTTAAACATATTTTACCAAACTGTGTTGCGCCAATTATAGTAAACGCAACATTTGGTATTGCTTCAGCGATTCTACTTGAATCATCTTTAAGTTTCTTAGGAATGGGGGTACAACCTCCTACCCCAAGTTGGGGGAACATGCTTACAGAAGCCCAATCTTTAACTGTACTATCATCTCAACCTTGGTTATGGATCCCGGCAGGGGCAATGATTTTACTTGCTGTATTGTCCATAAATTTCATGGGCGATGGTTTACGCGATGCATTGGATCCAAAAAGTATTAAATAA
- the guaD gene encoding guanine deaminase — MREYAQIFQGTAFTSKSPKEVEILNDYLFCINSKGMIEKIVAPEDTVFQDLLDVYQGKENFHRLAEGQYFLPGFVDLHVHAPQWAQSGTALDIPLYDWLNTYTFPLESKFSDLAFAKNVYEDVVSTLLANGTTTALYFATVHKEASLLLAEICAEKGQRGLVGKVVMDDPEQNPTFYRDADTQTALADTEEFILAVKELAKSTKQGVYPVVTPRFIPSCTEEGLKGLGELAAKYDTYVQSHCSESDWAHSYVQERLQKNDAFALNDFGLLRDKSVMAHCNFLDEDDADLFAETGTAVAHCPISNAYFANSVIPIAHLHSKGVEIGLGSDISGGFSPSLFDNARQAVMSSRMLEDGVNPTLPAEERGVPASRITINEAFYFATAGGGESLSLPIGRLAESYAWDVQIIDTKIVSAKLPIFNEHEDVNDVFQKIMYLVRPENIREVWIQGDKVHSRS, encoded by the coding sequence ATGAGAGAATATGCACAAATTTTTCAAGGGACTGCTTTTACAAGTAAATCACCAAAAGAAGTAGAAATTCTAAACGATTACTTATTCTGCATTAATAGCAAAGGTATGATTGAAAAAATAGTAGCTCCAGAAGATACAGTCTTTCAAGACTTACTAGACGTTTATCAAGGAAAAGAAAATTTTCATCGTTTAGCTGAAGGTCAATATTTCTTACCAGGCTTCGTGGATTTGCACGTACACGCGCCGCAATGGGCTCAATCCGGTACTGCGTTAGATATCCCACTTTATGACTGGTTAAATACATATACATTCCCACTTGAGTCTAAGTTTTCAGATTTAGCTTTTGCAAAAAATGTCTACGAAGACGTAGTAAGTACTTTGCTCGCAAACGGAACTACGACGGCGCTTTATTTTGCAACTGTCCATAAAGAAGCAAGTTTGTTACTAGCTGAAATCTGTGCAGAAAAAGGACAACGCGGCCTAGTTGGAAAAGTTGTAATGGATGACCCTGAACAAAATCCAACATTTTATCGGGATGCAGATACTCAAACTGCATTAGCTGATACGGAAGAATTTATTTTAGCTGTCAAAGAATTAGCAAAATCAACTAAACAAGGGGTATACCCAGTAGTCACTCCTCGCTTTATTCCAAGCTGTACGGAAGAAGGTCTAAAAGGTTTAGGAGAACTTGCTGCTAAATACGATACGTATGTTCAATCGCACTGTAGTGAAAGTGACTGGGCACATAGTTATGTCCAAGAACGCTTACAAAAGAACGATGCCTTTGCATTGAATGATTTTGGTCTATTACGCGATAAATCCGTAATGGCGCATTGTAATTTCTTAGATGAAGACGATGCAGATTTATTTGCCGAAACGGGAACCGCCGTTGCCCATTGTCCAATTTCCAATGCTTACTTTGCCAATAGCGTTATTCCTATTGCTCATTTGCATTCCAAAGGTGTTGAGATTGGCTTAGGCTCTGATATTTCTGGTGGCTTTTCACCTAGTCTTTTCGATAATGCAAGACAAGCTGTGATGTCTTCAAGAATGTTAGAGGATGGTGTTAATCCGACTCTTCCCGCTGAAGAACGTGGCGTGCCAGCATCACGGATCACGATAAATGAAGCATTCTATTTCGCGACTGCCGGTGGGGGTGAAAGTTTAAGCTTACCAATCGGCCGTCTAGCAGAAAGCTATGCTTGGGATGTACAAATTATCGATACCAAAATCGTATCTGCAAAACTACCTATTTTTAACGAGCATGAAGACGTAAACGATGTCTTCCAAAAAATAATGTATCTTGTTCGACCAGAAAATATTCGCGAAGTGTGGATTCAAGGAGATAAAGTTCACTCACGTTCGTAA
- a CDS encoding LysM peptidoglycan-binding domain-containing protein → MKKHIIALTAMVTLSVGVVGQASAATVHTVEKGDTLWAISKETNVSVQDLQEWNGLDTTVIYPSQQLKVEETTDTYKVVLGDTLFDIAKEHNLSVDDLMDSNHLTSDLIFPGDELVFEGTKTSQPKKSVVSVPTTHQSDTTKPAIQPVVKPVAKPVAQPVTKTAVQSKSIAKEITVSSTAYTASCVGCSGVTSTGIDLHANPNKKVISVDPTVIPLGSKVWVEGYGEAIAGDTGGSIKGNKIDIFFPTKESALNWGRKTVKVKVLN, encoded by the coding sequence ATGAAAAAACACATTATTGCACTAACAGCAATGGTAACACTATCAGTAGGAGTGGTGGGACAAGCTTCCGCAGCAACTGTTCATACGGTAGAAAAAGGAGATACACTTTGGGCTATTTCGAAAGAAACAAATGTAAGTGTACAAGATTTGCAAGAATGGAACGGACTTGATACAACAGTTATATATCCATCTCAACAGTTAAAGGTAGAAGAAACCACTGATACATATAAAGTTGTCTTAGGAGATACACTTTTTGATATTGCGAAAGAACATAATTTATCTGTCGATGATTTAATGGATAGCAATCACCTTACAAGTGATTTAATCTTTCCAGGAGATGAATTAGTCTTTGAAGGCACAAAAACAAGTCAGCCTAAAAAAAGTGTAGTTTCCGTACCTACGACTCATCAATCTGATACAACTAAACCAGCGATACAACCAGTGGTAAAGCCAGTGGCTAAGCCAGTTGCACAACCTGTGACAAAAACTGCTGTTCAATCTAAGTCAATAGCAAAAGAGATAACTGTTTCTTCAACAGCGTATACAGCATCTTGTGTAGGATGTTCGGGAGTAACATCAACAGGTATAGATTTACATGCAAATCCGAACAAAAAAGTCATTTCTGTAGATCCGACTGTCATTCCACTAGGTTCAAAAGTCTGGGTAGAAGGCTATGGGGAAGCGATTGCCGGAGATACGGGTGGATCAATTAAAGGAAATAAAATTGATATTTTCTTTCCAACAAAAGAATCAGCGCTCAATTGGGGCCGCAAAACGGTTAAAGTAAAAGTTTTAAATTAG
- a CDS encoding uracil-xanthine permease family protein: MEIPTHKQAHNSNPRLTVGPDEKVSLGQSTLLGLQHVLAMDVYVVPFIIAMLISLQSGQSTALIQSTFIAAGIATIVQTYFCMKLPVAQGPSFIPIGAIVGIYAASGGGINGWGTVLGASLIASILVIILGFTGIFNKLVKTFVPTIVGGTIIFVVGLSLMPVALNDNIYNAGGATVAQNIYLALISGAVLILCVMLGSLFGKKGRVFRITSVIAALIVGCIAANFMGVLNLSAVGDAKWFSLPQIPFVDFNFSFNPSAIITMVIIYIVLMAETTGTWFAVSNVIDKPLTEKNINRGVIGEGIGCLIASLLGTTPVTGYSTNAGIISITGVASRRVFIAAGAWFVLFGFSSKLSALISAVPSAVIGGVFVIVCGVIAISGLKVMKNEVIREKEMYVIAVPMILTLALTLIPKDFLYTLPNTLQYVFSSPVAVAAIAAILLNKLLPKTK; the protein is encoded by the coding sequence ATGGAAATACCTACACATAAACAAGCTCACAATAGTAATCCACGCTTAACGGTTGGTCCCGATGAAAAAGTTTCACTAGGTCAATCCACGTTACTCGGTTTACAACATGTACTTGCGATGGACGTTTACGTGGTACCTTTCATCATTGCCATGCTAATCTCTTTACAGTCTGGTCAATCAACAGCGTTGATACAATCTACTTTTATTGCTGCAGGAATTGCAACAATCGTCCAAACTTATTTTTGTATGAAGTTACCAGTTGCCCAAGGCCCTTCTTTTATCCCGATTGGCGCTATCGTAGGGATCTATGCAGCTAGTGGTGGTGGAATAAATGGTTGGGGCACTGTTTTAGGTGCTAGTTTAATCGCTTCTATTCTAGTTATCATTTTAGGTTTTACAGGTATTTTCAATAAATTGGTTAAGACCTTTGTGCCAACCATCGTTGGTGGGACAATCATTTTTGTAGTCGGACTTTCGTTAATGCCAGTCGCATTAAATGATAATATTTACAATGCAGGTGGTGCTACTGTTGCACAAAATATCTATTTGGCGCTTATCTCAGGTGCTGTGCTCATTTTATGTGTAATGTTAGGATCTTTGTTCGGAAAGAAAGGCCGAGTTTTTCGTATTACTTCCGTTATTGCCGCTTTAATCGTAGGGTGTATTGCAGCAAACTTTATGGGAGTATTGAATTTATCGGCTGTCGGAGATGCAAAATGGTTTAGCTTACCACAAATCCCTTTTGTCGACTTTAACTTTTCTTTTAATCCATCTGCAATTATTACGATGGTTATTATATATATTGTTCTAATGGCAGAGACAACCGGCACATGGTTTGCCGTGAGTAATGTCATAGACAAACCGTTAACAGAAAAAAATATTAACCGCGGCGTAATTGGAGAAGGTATCGGCTGTCTTATCGCTTCCTTATTAGGAACAACTCCTGTTACTGGATACTCAACTAATGCCGGAATCATTTCCATCACTGGTGTTGCTAGTCGTCGTGTCTTTATCGCTGCTGGAGCTTGGTTTGTGTTATTCGGTTTTTCAAGCAAGTTATCTGCCCTAATCTCTGCAGTTCCATCTGCTGTCATCGGCGGGGTTTTCGTCATCGTTTGTGGCGTGATTGCGATTAGTGGTTTAAAGGTAATGAAAAACGAAGTAATAAGAGAGAAAGAAATGTATGTCATCGCGGTGCCAATGATATTAACACTAGCTTTAACGCTTATTCCAAAAGATTTTTTATACACTTTACCTAACACATTACAATATGTATTTAGTTCTCCTGTTGCAGTAGCCGCAATAGCAGCAATTTTATTGAATAAACTACTCCCGAAAACGAAATAG
- a CDS encoding ABC transporter ATP-binding protein produces the protein MSVHVLEVSELQTAFKVNDDEIISVDEVSFNLKPGETIGIVGESGCGKSVTSLSIMRLLGTHGYIRKGSIKLNDKELSTLSEADMRNIRGNEISMIFQEPMTSLNPVFTIGNQMMEGIRLYLKLNKREAREYAIDMLKKVRIPRAEEIMDEYPHSLSGGMRQRVMIAMALACKPRVLIADEPTTALDVTIQLQILELMKDLKEETQTAIMLITHDLGVIAEMADKVIVMYAGQVVEETDVFTLFDEPKHPYTIGLMASIPHLDKEKSEKLYSIPGSVPIAQNMPSGCRFQARCPYVTETCIANAPKLVEVGVDKPHKVRCFLHTSDQVGGEVNE, from the coding sequence ATGAGTGTGCATGTATTAGAGGTAAGTGAATTACAAACAGCATTTAAAGTGAATGACGATGAGATTATCTCTGTCGATGAAGTGTCATTCAATTTAAAACCCGGTGAGACTATTGGTATCGTTGGTGAATCGGGTTGTGGGAAAAGCGTCACGTCCTTATCAATCATGCGACTTCTCGGTACACATGGGTACATTCGAAAAGGGTCCATTAAGTTAAATGATAAAGAACTATCGACTCTTTCAGAAGCAGATATGAGAAATATACGTGGTAATGAAATTTCCATGATTTTTCAAGAGCCGATGACCTCCTTGAATCCTGTCTTTACAATAGGCAATCAAATGATGGAAGGAATTCGCCTTTACCTGAAACTGAATAAAAGAGAAGCACGTGAATATGCGATTGACATGTTGAAAAAGGTAAGAATTCCACGTGCAGAAGAAATTATGGATGAATATCCTCACTCGTTATCAGGTGGTATGCGCCAACGTGTAATGATTGCAATGGCATTAGCGTGTAAACCAAGGGTGTTGATAGCAGATGAGCCGACGACAGCTTTAGACGTTACGATACAACTTCAAATTTTAGAGCTTATGAAAGATTTAAAAGAAGAAACGCAAACGGCAATTATGCTGATTACGCATGATCTAGGTGTAATTGCCGAAATGGCAGATAAAGTAATTGTTATGTATGCAGGGCAAGTCGTAGAGGAAACGGATGTTTTTACGCTGTTTGATGAACCAAAACATCCGTATACAATCGGATTGATGGCGTCAATCCCACACTTAGATAAAGAAAAAAGTGAAAAATTGTATTCCATTCCGGGCTCTGTACCAATTGCTCAAAACATGCCTAGTGGCTGTCGTTTCCAAGCACGTTGCCCATATGTGACTGAAACTTGTATTGCAAATGCACCGAAGCTTGTGGAAGTAGGTGTAGATAAGCCACATAAAGTTCGTTGTTTTTTACATACCAGTGACCAGGTTGGAGGTGAAGTGAATGAATGA